Proteins from one Rhizobium sp. CB3090 genomic window:
- a CDS encoding FadR/GntR family transcriptional regulator — protein MKYGIGATTASRLSPETKLIVTQSPFDAYVRKYGTIPRRGVFGYFVHELGRRIVGGDYPVGSTLPNEPELVEQFGISRTVIREAMKCLAGKGLVEIKTRVGTRVKERSNWHHLDTDVMVWHYETGPSVELMRSIKDLRRVVEPEATARAAVRGTAEDLAAIASAYDDMVSSIGDVNTNADADLRFHTAIFAATRNMVYAQLIDLIAVAIYANRALSSHDEVAEGQKRSLPYHKDVLDAIVARDPDAALKASHRLLDAWRIDRYDF, from the coding sequence ATGAAATACGGCATTGGCGCAACGACTGCCTCTCGGCTTAGCCCGGAAACGAAACTGATCGTAACGCAGTCGCCATTCGATGCCTATGTGCGCAAATACGGCACGATCCCGCGGCGGGGCGTCTTCGGCTACTTCGTGCATGAACTCGGCCGCCGCATCGTCGGCGGCGATTACCCCGTCGGCTCGACGCTTCCGAACGAACCGGAACTGGTGGAGCAGTTCGGCATCAGCCGCACCGTGATCCGCGAAGCGATGAAATGCCTGGCCGGCAAGGGATTGGTGGAGATCAAGACCCGTGTCGGCACGCGCGTCAAGGAGCGCTCCAATTGGCATCATCTCGATACTGACGTCATGGTCTGGCACTACGAGACCGGCCCTTCGGTGGAGCTGATGCGCTCGATCAAGGATCTCCGGCGAGTGGTGGAACCGGAAGCGACGGCGCGAGCCGCTGTGCGCGGCACCGCGGAGGATCTCGCCGCCATCGCTTCGGCCTATGACGACATGGTTTCCTCCATCGGCGACGTCAACACGAATGCCGATGCCGACTTGCGCTTCCATACCGCGATCTTCGCCGCCACCCGCAACATGGTCTATGCGCAGCTCATCGATCTGATCGCCGTCGCGATCTATGCTAACCGTGCGCTTTCGAGCCATGACGAAGTGGCGGAAGGCCAGAAGCGCTCCCTGCCCTATCACAAGGACGTCCTGGACGCGATCGTCGCCCGCGATCCCGATGCGGCGCTCAAGGCGTCGCACCGCCTGCTCGATGCCTGGCGCATCGATCGTTATGATTTCTGA
- a CDS encoding MDR family MFS transporter, with product MSSTADRSRRPLVIVSIMLATFMVAVEATIVATAMPRIVGQLGGFTYYSWVFSAFLLAQSTTTVIYGKLSDIFGRKPILIGGILIFLVGSALAGFAWSMGSLIAFRLLQGLGAGAIQPVTMTVVGDLYKLEERAKVQGVLASVWAVSAVIGPLAGGIIVDNVSWAWIFWINLPFGVLTIIGFTLFLHEQITPREARIDYLGTILFSISIISLLVILTETNSSFSILGPLAIVFVVTGVLFLLQERRAPEPIISIELWGRRLVATSNAATLLAGMALIGLTTILPIYVQGVLGRSPLVAGFTLTMLIVGWPLAVMLSSRFFRTFGIRKTLRVGSFMFPFGSAFLLFLTPESSPVLAGIGSFLMGFGMGLISLTSIVLVQESVEWAMRGSATASIIFSRSLGNTLGATALGAVLNIGIVHFGSGDLAAKLHDVLNQPTGLSDLAGNPAIRGVFDAALHWSFWGVVIVAILTFATTWLIPVAHDTGRKQLSKTDVQEAMTH from the coding sequence ATGTCCAGCACGGCCGATCGTTCAAGACGTCCGTTGGTCATTGTCTCGATCATGCTTGCGACCTTTATGGTAGCGGTCGAGGCGACGATCGTTGCCACCGCCATGCCGCGTATTGTTGGTCAGCTCGGCGGTTTCACCTATTATAGCTGGGTTTTCTCCGCCTTCCTCCTGGCGCAGTCCACGACGACGGTAATCTATGGCAAGCTGTCCGACATCTTCGGGCGGAAGCCGATCCTGATCGGCGGCATTCTGATCTTTCTCGTCGGTTCGGCACTGGCCGGCTTTGCCTGGTCGATGGGCTCGCTGATCGCCTTTCGGCTGCTGCAGGGCCTTGGCGCCGGCGCCATCCAGCCGGTGACGATGACCGTGGTCGGCGATCTCTACAAGCTGGAGGAACGCGCCAAGGTGCAAGGCGTGCTCGCCAGTGTCTGGGCGGTGTCGGCGGTTATCGGCCCGCTCGCCGGCGGCATCATCGTCGACAATGTCTCCTGGGCGTGGATTTTTTGGATCAACCTGCCGTTCGGCGTGCTGACCATCATCGGCTTCACGCTCTTCCTGCATGAGCAGATCACGCCGCGCGAAGCAAGGATCGACTATCTCGGCACGATCCTGTTTTCGATATCGATCATCTCATTGCTGGTGATCCTCACCGAAACCAACTCCAGCTTCAGCATCCTCGGCCCGCTCGCGATCGTCTTCGTCGTCACCGGCGTACTGTTTCTCCTGCAGGAGCGGCGCGCGCCGGAGCCGATCATCTCGATCGAACTCTGGGGCCGGCGGCTGGTCGCGACCAGCAATGCGGCCACGCTTCTGGCCGGCATGGCGCTGATCGGGCTGACGACCATCTTGCCGATCTACGTACAGGGTGTGCTTGGCCGCTCGCCGCTGGTGGCAGGCTTCACACTGACGATGCTGATCGTTGGCTGGCCGTTGGCGGTGATGCTGTCGAGCCGCTTCTTCCGCACGTTCGGCATTCGCAAGACGCTGCGCGTCGGCAGCTTCATGTTCCCCTTCGGCTCAGCCTTCCTGCTGTTCCTGACGCCGGAGAGCAGCCCGGTTCTGGCCGGTATCGGCTCTTTTCTGATGGGCTTCGGCATGGGGCTCATCAGCCTCACCAGCATCGTACTCGTGCAGGAGAGCGTGGAATGGGCGATGCGCGGCAGCGCCACGGCGTCGATCATCTTTTCGCGCAGTCTCGGCAATACGCTCGGCGCGACCGCCCTGGGCGCCGTGCTCAATATCGGTATCGTTCATTTCGGCAGCGGCGATCTGGCCGCAAAGCTTCATGACGTTCTGAACCAGCCGACAGGCCTTTCCGATCTCGCCGGTAACCCGGCGATCCGCGGGGTCTTCGATGCGGCCCTGCACTGGAGCTTCTGGGGCGTCGTCATCGTCGCGATCCTGACGTTTGCGACCACCTGGCTCATTCCGGTGGCCCACGACACGGGACGCAAGCAACTATCGAAGACGGATGTACAGGAGGCGATGACGCACTAA
- a CDS encoding MFS transporter: MTDISTRKRGEGVHASSSRPLQIALLVAGAFFMENLDGTVIATALPQMAVSFGARPVDLNIGMSAYLLTLGVFIPISGWISDRFGARLVFTTAVVVFTLASVLCGFANGVGSFVAMRILQGIGGAMMVPVGRLLVLNNTPKDRLISAIATITWPALVAPILGPPLGGFITDHASWRWIFFLNLPLGMVAFIFALILIPETRNAARPPFDWTGFVISGFGLASLMYGLELIGRPDPIWLEAWGYVAVGSVLLAGAIFHFLRTDHPLIDLVGLKQQTFAITISGGSLFRIAIGAVPFLLPLMSQVGFGLSAFHAGLLTLAVFAGNLAMKPGTTAILRRFGFKPVLVVNGILNAIFIAACALFSADTPLWFIIPVLFIGGMLRSMHFTALNTIAFADIPPEQMTGANTLFSTAFQVTMGMGIAVGAIGIRIGQAISTPLGIDGITAIEFRLAFVMLGIIALLAVLDCLPLDPKAGDNVSRKPKPNAKKAA, encoded by the coding sequence ATGACTGATATCTCCACGCGCAAACGAGGGGAGGGAGTGCACGCTTCCAGCTCGCGGCCGTTGCAGATTGCGCTGCTTGTGGCCGGCGCATTTTTCATGGAAAACCTGGATGGCACGGTCATCGCCACTGCCTTGCCGCAGATGGCCGTTTCCTTCGGCGCCCGTCCTGTCGATCTCAATATCGGCATGAGCGCCTATCTCTTGACACTCGGCGTCTTCATTCCGATCAGCGGCTGGATTAGTGACCGGTTCGGCGCCCGCCTGGTTTTCACCACCGCTGTCGTCGTCTTCACATTGGCCTCCGTTCTCTGCGGTTTTGCCAATGGTGTCGGCTCCTTTGTCGCCATGCGCATCCTGCAAGGTATCGGCGGTGCGATGATGGTTCCGGTCGGCCGTCTTCTGGTTCTCAACAATACGCCGAAGGATCGGTTGATCTCGGCAATCGCGACCATCACCTGGCCGGCGCTCGTGGCACCCATTCTGGGGCCGCCGCTCGGCGGTTTCATCACCGATCATGCGAGCTGGCGCTGGATATTCTTCCTCAATCTGCCGCTCGGAATGGTGGCGTTCATCTTTGCCCTGATACTGATCCCGGAGACCAGGAATGCCGCACGACCGCCCTTCGATTGGACGGGCTTCGTCATCAGCGGTTTCGGGCTCGCGAGCCTGATGTATGGTCTGGAGCTGATCGGCCGTCCCGATCCGATCTGGCTGGAAGCCTGGGGTTATGTTGCCGTCGGCAGCGTATTGCTTGCGGGCGCCATCTTCCATTTTTTGCGAACCGATCATCCCCTGATCGATCTTGTGGGGCTGAAACAACAGACCTTCGCCATCACCATCTCCGGCGGCTCGCTGTTTCGCATCGCCATCGGTGCAGTGCCTTTCCTGCTGCCATTGATGTCCCAGGTCGGTTTCGGGCTCAGCGCATTTCATGCCGGCTTGCTCACTCTTGCGGTCTTTGCCGGCAATCTGGCGATGAAGCCGGGCACGACGGCCATCCTCAGGCGCTTCGGCTTCAAGCCGGTGCTGGTGGTCAACGGTATCCTCAACGCCATTTTCATCGCCGCCTGCGCGCTGTTTTCGGCTGACACGCCGCTCTGGTTCATCATCCCCGTGCTGTTCATCGGCGGCATGTTGCGCTCGATGCATTTCACGGCACTGAACACCATTGCCTTTGCCGATATTCCGCCGGAGCAGATGACGGGTGCGAACACGCTGTTCAGCACGGCCTTTCAGGTGACCATGGGGATGGGGATCGCGGTCGGCGCCATCGGCATCCGCATCGGTCAGGCAATCAGCACGCCGCTCGGTATAGACGGGATCACCGCTATCGAATTTCGCCTGGCTTTCGTCATGCTCGGTATCATCGCATTGCTTGCCGTTCTCGACTGCCTGCCGCTCGATCCGAAGGCAGGCGACAATGTCTCGCGCAAGCCGAAACCGAACGCGAAAAAGGCGGCCTGA